The DNA segment CAACCACCAACACCGCGacgaacaatacaaaacaacgcGTCTGAAATTCGCACTACCACCAGAACTTTCAGGATTTTCTTCAGCGGACCGACCATGGCTGCGGTTACCAGCCCAGAGACGAGCCCTCAACCCCGTGTATATTTCCAGACGGTAGCCGCCGGTTCAACCGAAGAACCGGAGATACCTGTTCGGAAGCAAGGGCGAGTAACCGTCAAATATGACCGGAAAGAACTAAGAAAGAGACTAAATCTGGAGGAATGGATAATCGACCAGCTAACGGTTCTTTACAACTGTGAGGTGAGATACCGAAAATAAATTACACACATTTTAGATATcgcaaatggcaccatattgtcaactacttttgactaggtaCTATGAGGGCTATGGTCAAAATTATTGCACGAGGGAGTAGGGCAACGCTTCCAAACCAAGGGTACCTCGCCTGTCCACAGACCCATGAGACCATAGggctactggtaaaatgcacatgagggagTACTGCAGGGGACTTTGGgtagagcaaaattcagttggtggtacagtaacccgAAAAAGGTTGGAAACCACTACTGAAAGGCTACCGTATCACATCGATTACGGTTAACGAGCCCCCTGAGGTTCACTAATGAGTTAACTGAAAGATGGTATTTATTTTAAAGTAGAACAACATTGGTGTGCTCAGGAATAGGCTGACTAaacatcatcattataataacatAGTATTTCACAACATAACATAGTATTTCACAACATAACATAGTATATCACAACATAATATAGGCAAACTAAACATCAGTATCATTATAATAACATAGTATATCACAACATAATAGTATATCACAACATAATAGTATATCACAACATAATAGTATATCACAACATAATAGTATATCACAACATAATAGTATATCACAAAATAATAGTATATCACAACATAATAGTATATCACAACATAACATAGTATATCATAACATAGTATATCACAACCTAATAGTATATGTTGTGATATACTATGTTATGTTGTGATATACTatgttatgatgttataatgatACTGATGTTTAGTCAGCCTATACAGTAGACTGGctggagggggagaaagacagacagtagactggctggagggggagaaagacagacagtagactggctggagggggagaaagacagacagtagactggctggagggggagaaagacagacagtagactggctggagagggagaaagacagacagtagactggctggagggggagagagaaagactgtagactggctggagagagaacgagagactgtagactggctggagagggagaggactggctggagagagaacgagagactgTAGACTGGctggtgagagagaaagacagactgtagactggctggagagagaacgagagactgtagactggctggagagagaacgagaggctGGCTGGCTTGcgagttctttgtttctggccattttgagtctgtattggaacccacaaatgctgatgctccagatactcaactagtcttaggaaggccagttttatagcttctttaatcaggacaacagttttcagctgtgctaaaataattgcaaaaggttttggCTGGCTAATAGAAATAAGCCTTTTTTTCCCTACTGTATGTGACGTTGGCACAAGGGAATAAACATTGTTTGTTTTCCTAAAcccatgtcccccccccccctgcggTGAATATTTAGGTTTAGTGCCCGGATCAAatacaaatgtatttgtcacatgatgGGCCGAATGCAACGAGTGTAGACTTATCTGTGAAATGATTGTTTAAAAGCCCTTCCTGACGATGCAgagtttaattaaaaaaaaataatagatatggtatgtacatgaaggcagggtaaagtgactagtcatcaggatagataataataaggtatttgaggtatatATGTACaagaaggcagggtaaagtgactaggcatcaggatagataataataaggtatttgaggtatatATGTACaagaaggcagggtaaagtgactaggcatcaggatagataataataaggtattcgaggtagatgtgtacatgaaggcagggtaaagtgaccaggcattagaatagataataataaggtatttgaggtatatgtgtacatgaaggcagggtaaagtgaccaggcattaggatagataataataaggtatttgaggtatatgtgtacatgaaggcagggtaaagtgaccaggcattagaatagataataataaggtatttgaggtatatgtgtacatgaaggcagggtaaagtgaccaggCATTAGGATAGATAGGCGTGTACTCTACAAGGtgtggaaagcgttccacagggacgctggcccatgttgactccaatgcttcccacagttttgtcaagttgtctggatgtcctttggctggtggaccattcttgctACACACGGGGGAAAACCCTGTAGCGTTATAATGCCAtacccccgttcaaaggcacttcaatcatttgtcttgctcattcaccctctgaatggcacacagacacaatccatgtctccatTAGAAATCCTTCTGTAACCTGTTTCCTCGCCTTCAAGTGGAATCAACagcgacatcaataagggatcatagctttcacctggattcacctggtcagtctatgtcatgaaaagagcaggtgttcttaatgttttgtgtaaTCGAAGTATGATAAGAGTAAAACAAAGAACCGAGTAGCAGCAGCCGCAGAAGATGGTGAACGTGTCTGTGTGCTtacagtatgtaatgtgtgtgtgtgtgtgtgtgtgtgtgtgtgtgtgtgtgtgtgtgtgtgtgtgtgtgtgtgtgtgtaaatagtgtgtatatatgtgaCTAACCACCTCGATTCGGATTCAaaatttgaaatgttttatttaattattatttttcttttttacattagataaaagtagagactcagagctaccgTATGgtgtatcatacactgcatttgaggaacaatgggaaagtaattctactTTGaatgttgataaacttgtaaccccacttttgagataATGGTCTTTGAattttttggtacacctactggagagctcttttttttgtctccacccattcaacattgttcacaccctcttaagctttagccccacccatctctttaaggattcacatgcgAGGCCATGTGCTAAATGGAGCGAGTAAAGTAGTGTcacatcaaatccaattttattggtcgcatacacatatttggcAGATGTTAtcgtgggtgtagtgaaatgcttgtgttcctagctccaacagtgcggtAATATCGAACAATACACACACgtctaaaagaatggaattaagaaatgtagaaatattagaatgagctaactggttagagccagtttgcgctgttctgtgaagggagtagtacacagtgttgtacgagatcttgagtttcttggcaatttctcgcatggaataaccttcatttctcagaacaagaatagactgacgagtttcagaagaaagttatttgtttctggccattttgagcctgtaatcgaacccgcaaatgctgatgctccagatactcaaccagttttattgcttctttaatcagaacaacagttttcagttgtgctaacataattgtaaaagggttttctaatgatcaactagtcttttaaaatgataaacttggattagctaatacaacgtgccattggaacacaggagtgagggttgctgataatgggcctctgtaacgcctatgtagatattccattaaaaatcagccgtttccagctacaatagtcatttacaacattaacaatgtctacactgtatttctgatcaattttatgttattttaatggacaaaaccaATTTTTTTCTTtataaaaaacaaggacatttctaagtgaccccaaacttctgaacgctagtgtatatgtgtgtgatgcgatgtatagacattatggacactGTGGATAGAATATTCAGTCTATCGGTAGAATATGTAGGGTAGAatattgtgtatatatacacagtaatagttaaataggatggccttgactagaatgcaatgtgtgtgtgtatatatatatatatatgaaatgagtaaaacagtatatAAACATTGTTACAGTGGCCGTTGTTCCGTTGTTACAGTGGCCGGTGTTCCGTTGTTACAGTGGCCGGTGattctatgtacatagggcagcagcctctaaggtgcagggttgagtaaccgggtggtggCTGGCTAGTGACCGTGACTAAGTTCCGAGAAGattactgggtggaggccggctagtgatggctatttaacttcttatgggcaggtgggacgttagcgtcccacctgaccaacatctggtgaaattgcagagtgcgaAATTCGAAAATaccaaattcaaatatttaacGTTCTTGAAAATAtgtgttatacatcaaaataaagcttaacttcttgttaattcaGCCTCTGTGTCaggtttcaaaaaggctttacggcgaaagcaaaccatgcgattatctgaggacagcaccccatcacacgaatcatatttcaaccaggcaggtgcgccataaaagtcagaaatagcgatataattcatgctttaccttttgaagatcttcttctgttggcactccaaaatggcccagaaacatcacaaatgttccttttgtttgataatgtccaattttatttggtgcgtttgattcagaaatacaccggtttcaactcgcccaacatgcctgCAAAGTATCTAAtgagttacctgtaaacttggtccaaacattcaaacaacgttcctaatccaacctcaggtaccctaaaacgtaaataatcaaaatttaagacgggataaactgtttCCAATACCGGATAAAAACTTGAAGCACGCTCCAGTTCATGCGCATCAAAACAGTGGAGTCCACCTGGAGTGACACTTACAATAAATAGCACTACTACtttatttctcaaaagaaaaacattgaacaatttctaaagactgttgacatctagtggaagccatagggacTGCAACCAGGTTCTAAATAATAAGGGTATCCCATTGATACCCATTGGAAACTCCTATGACCTCAATTTTTTccccctggatggtttgtccttggggtttcgcctgtcatatcagttctgttatactcacagacattattttaacagtttcagaaactttagagtgttttctatccacatctaccaattatatgcatatactaGCTTCtgtgcctgagtaacaggcagtttactttgggcatgcttttcatccggaggtgaaaatactgccccctacccaagagaggttaatagtctgatggtcttgagatagaagttgtttgtttttcagtctctcggtcccagctttgatgcacctgtactgacctcgccttctggatggtagcggggcgAACAGGCAgtgggccttcctgtgacatcgggtgctgtaggtgtcctggagggcaggtagtttgcccccagtgatgtgttgggAAGACCCCACTCCAGACCccactctggagagccctgtggttgtgggcggagcagttgccgtaccaggcggtgatacagcccgacaggatgctctcaattgtgcatctgtaaaagttggtGAGAGTCTTAGGGGccatgccaaatttcttcagcttctgaggttgaagaggaagAGGCGCACACACTCACCACACACTCTGTGTGGATGGAACACTTCTGGttctcagtgatgtgtacgccgaggaacttgaagatgttcaccttctccactgcagtcccgtcaatgtggatagggggccgtgctccctctgctgtttcctgaagtccataatcgtctcctttgttttgttgacgttgagggagaagttaatttcctggcaccactctgccatgaccctcaccttctccctgtaggagAGGTACTGTGTACTACTGTTCTGCCAACTTGATGGTTTGAGTTGGAGGCGTTTGTGaacacgcagtcgtgggtgaacagggagtatatgacggggctgagcacgcacccttgtagggcccctgtgttgaggatcagcatagtggaggagttgtttcctaccttcaccacctgaggtcggcccgtcaggaagtccatgacccagttgcacagggcgagtttcagacccagggccctgagcttaatgatgatCTTGGAGGTTAttgtggtgttgaatgctgagctatggtcattgaacagcattctgatgtaggtattcctcttgtccagatgggatagggcagtgtgatggcgattgcgttgtctgtggatcttttgggacGGTaggcaaattgtagtgggtctaggttgtcaggtaaggtggaggtgatatgatccttgactagtctctcaaagcacttcatgatgacagaagtgagtgctacgggtctatagtcatttagttcagttacctggGCTTTATTGGGTACAGGaataatggtggacatcttgaagcaagtggggacaacagactgggattgGAAAAGGTGTCTGTagacactccagccagctggtctgcgcatgcactgaggacgtggctagggatgctatCTGGGCCGGCAGTCTTCCGAcggttaacacgcttaaacgtcttactcacgtcggccacggagaacgagagcccacagtccttggtagcggccCGCGTCGTTGTcactgttatcctcaaagcgggcgaagaaggtgtgtagcttgtctgggagcaagacgtcggtgtcactgttatcctcaaagcgggcgaagaaggtgtgtagcttgtctgggagcaagacgtcggtgtctgcTACTTGGCTGGTTTTATCATCCGtggttgtctgtagaccctgccacatacgtctcgcgTCTGAGCCGTTGATGAGCGACTCcaccttgtctctgtactgacgttttgcctgtttgattgccttacggagggaataactgtactatttgtattcaaccatattcccagtcaccttgttgTGGTGAAATGTGTATtaaaacaaccaaagatttaaatactaaaagtggtaaaagtaaTAGCCTACAATAAGTAAAACTCCCGGTAAAAATACATTTGGCATATATCTTAATCTGACTTTGTTGCAGGTCATGTTCTTCAAATtactgtctctggtaaacacacactatatcaaataaaatatgtttatttgtcaaatgcgcaggatagagaaggtgtaaacggtacactGAAATGGTTATATGCTTATTTGTATAGTAGTAATATCAAACATAGAAGTGTCCTGATTTATAAATAGTTTTTAATTATTAGATGATGTTTACCCAGACagacttgtctaaattgatgcgtcatgtgaaggaaatggtgtaacccccccccccccccccccagccatatccagctaagtggatgggtcactattgtctagacatgtacacatgttcatgaaatacaatagaaggacgtaatcacccccagacacacctggctaatttGATGGGTCATCATCtggcatagtggagtcttttgatGCGTCATGTGAAGGAaaccatgtagctagctaaacaatgaaccataatcccaaccccATACTACTAGCTAaataatgaaccataatcccaaccccatactactagctaaacaatgaaccataatcccaaccccATACTACTAGCTAaataatgaaccataatcccaaccccTACTACTAGCTAaataatgaaccataatcccaaccccATACTACTAGCTAaataatgaaccataatcccaaccccTACTACTAGCTAaataatgaaccataatcccaaccccATACTACTAGccaaacaatgaaccataatcccaaccccTACTCCTAGctaaatagtgaaccataatcccaaccccTACTACTAGctaaatagtgaaccataatcccaaccccATACTACTAGCTAaataatgaaccataatcccaaccccTACTACTAGCTAaataatgaaccataatcccaaccccTACTACTAGccaaacaatgaaccataatcccaaccccTACTCCTAGctaaatagtgaaccataatcccaaccccTACTACTAGCTAaataatgaaccataatcccaaccccTACTACTAGTTTaataatgaaccataatcccaaccccTACTACTAGCTAaataatgaaccataatcccaaccccTACTACTAGCTAaataatgaaccataatcccaacccctactactagctaaacaatgaactatAATCCCAACTCCTActactagctaaacaatgaaccataatcccaactcctaCTACTAGCTAAATAATGAACTATAATCCCAACTCCTACTACTAGCTAaataatgaaccataatcccaaccccTACTACTAGCTAaataatgaaccataatcccaaccccATACTACTAGCTAaataatgaaccataatcccaaccccATACTACTAGCTAaataatgaaccataatcccaaccccATACTACTAGCTAaataatgaaccataatcccaacccctactactagctaaacaatgaaccataatcccaacccctactactagctaaacaatgaaccataatcccaacccctactactagctaaacaatgaaccataatcccaactcctactactagctaaacaatgaaccataatcccaatttCTACTACTAGCTAaataatgaaccataatcccaacccctactactagcaatacaaacGGATTAGGGCTGACTCTATTTAGTGGACTGGTCCATCGTTGCTGAGGCCTCGGGAATGGCCCGTCCCGTTGCTGAGGCCTCGGGGATGGCCCGTCCCGTTGCTGAGGCCTCGGGGATGGCCCGTCCCGTTGCTGAGGCCTCGGGGATGGCCCGTCCCGTTGCTGAGGCCTCGGGGATGGCCCGTCCCGTTGCTGAGGCCTCGGGGATGGCCCGTCCCGTTGCTGAGGCCTCGGGGATGGCCCGTCCCGTTGCTGAGGCCTCGGGGATGGCCCGTCCCGTTGCTGAGGCCTCGGGGATGGCCCGTCCCGTTGCTGAGGCCTCGGGGATGGCCCGTCCCGTTGCTGAGGCCTCGGGGATGGCCCGTCCCGTTGCTGAGGCCTCGGGGATGGCCCGTCCCGTTGCTGAGGCCTCGGGGATGGCCCGTCCCGTTGCTGAGGCCTCGGGGATGTTTGTTGGTTTCAGTAagttctgttaatgcattcagtatattattgttattatagtCTTACCGCTGTTGGAGGCCTCGGGGATGGCCCGTCCCGTTGCTGAGGCCTTGGGGATGTTTGTTGGTTTCAGTAagttctgttaatgcattcagtatattattgttattatagtCTTACCGCTGTTGGAGTGGACACGTTATTTGCAGAGCGCACAACCATACGCTACACTTGTGAGGAAAaagttatatttattttttattttaggtttatttcattccattttacGAGTTGTCAATTTTATTGATTTGAaaggagcgctccaaacaaaagacaatcttGAGGAAGGACACACACCTGATTTACATAGAAGTAGGCCAAGGACACACACCTGATTACATAGAAGTAGGCCAAGGACacacacctgattacacatagaagtaggccaaGGACACACACCTGATTACATAGAAGTAGGCCAAGGACACACACCTGATTACACACAGAAGTAGGCCAAGGACacacacctgattacacatagaagtaggccaaggctacctggcctgattacacatagaagtaggccaaggatacctggcctgattacacatagaagtaggccaaggacacacacctgattacacatagaagtaggccaaggctacctggcctgattacacatagaagtaggccaaggatacctggcctgattacacatagaagtaggccaaGGTCacacacctgattacacatagaagtaggccaaggacacacacctgattacacatagaagtaggccaaggacacacacctgattacacatagaagtaggccaaggacacacacctgattacacatagaagtaggccaaggacacacacctgattacacatagaagtaggccaaggacacacacctgattacacatagaagtaggccaaGGATACCttcactgtggagcttctcaaaggaATTTTCTGTTCGTCCCccaaaacagcaagtaaacaatttttttattttttttatttatatatctatTGAGAATGAAAATAGTTCCTCAACGTAGCCTCTTTGAAAACTCTTTCCTAGTCTCTCGCTTTCGATAACCACTTTGCATGAAAGGCGgaaaaaatgtcatgctctgatcaggtggaaacatcattataTTGGCccacctgattacttcttatctcttgctcaaatacactacagcttgtctgtccggagctcactgGCACAGGAAATTCTGAGGtcccagaatattttataaaatgttgcaagtttgctagcagGTCGGGCTGGACCATGCGCaaccaatgtgatttataggatatttatttttagcGGGATATTTTATACCTGTAGGCTGCAATGTATAAAAAAATCTGGTTGGTCtatattgatctctggctccctctttagTAATTTGTGTCTTAATTTTGAATcgcagtgcttaaagcatcagacaagctcagtagcctATATATAGTTGATTTAATATGGGGAAAAAGACACCAAAAAATGTCAACCTAATAATACGTTTTTTACTGTCAGTGACATCCCTAATCATCAGTAACCATTGCATAATGGGCGACTATAATAATGTAGCGAATAGCGATAATGCCCCTATAATAATGAAGATTGAATGCAGAATTATCTGAGATGTCAGGTACAACTAGGAGGTGTGTCCCAATGCCACCTGATTCCTTATAGGACGACCACTACTGTTGGCCAGGGCCCATTGGGTGTGTGTACAACTAGGAGGTGTGTCCCAATGCCACCTGATTCCCTATAGGACGACCACTACTGTTGGCCAGGGCCCATTGGGTGTGTGTACAACTAGGAGGTGTGTCCCAATGCCACCTGATTCCTTATAGGACGACCACTACTGTTGGCCAGGGCCCATTGGGTGTGTGTACAACTAGGAGGTGTGTCCCAATGCCACCTGATTCCTTATAGGACGACCACTACTGTTGGCCAGGGCCCATTGGGTGTGTGTACAACTAGGAGGTGTGTCCCAATGCCACCTGATTCCTTATAGGACGACCACTACTGTTGGCCAGGGCCCATTGGGTGTGTGTACAACTAGGAGGTGTGTCCCAATGCCACCTGATTCCCTATAGGACGACCACTACTGTTGGCCAGGGCCCATTGGGTGTGTGTACAACTAGGAGGTGTGTCCCAATGCCACCTGATTCCCTATAGGACgaccactactgttgaccagggcccattgggtgtGTGTACAACTAGGAGGTGTGTCCCAATGCCGCCATATTCCCCAATAGGACGACCACTACTGTTGGCCAGGGCCCATTGGGTGTGTGTCCAACTAGGAGGTGTGTCCCAATGCCACCTGATTCCCAATAGGACGACCACTACTGTTGGCCAGGGCTCATTGGGTGTGTGTACAACTAGGAGGTGTGTCCCAATGCCACCTGATTCCCTATAGGACGACCACTACTGTTGGCCAGGGCCCATTGGGTGTGTGTCCAACTAGGAGGTGTGTCCCAATGCCACCATATTCCCCAATAGGACGACCACTACTGTTGGCCAGGGCTCATTGGGTGTGTGGGGAAGCTGTCTGGTAAAAGAGAAGTCAAGAGAcaatgtactgtagctagttccCTGAGGTGTTGTGGGAAATGGGTTGAGACTGAGAGAACAGCTGGGATTTGTACAGGCTGTTATGTTTAGCTGGTCATGGATTTTAAAAAGGTagttaacctttaacctttaactaggcaagtcagttatggtCAAATTcagatttacaatgacggctgacccccccccccccccccccggcaaaACCCGGCAAAACCCGGATGACGccgagccaattgtgcgccgccctatgggactcccaatcacggccggttgaaatacagcctggattcgaaccagggactgtagtgacacctcttgcacttagatgcagtgtcttagaccgctgtgccactcgggagtgtCTGCTCTTTTTTTTTTCTGTCAGCCTCTGTTTCAGACTTCATGATGTCAcacagaaagtgtgtgtgtgtgtgtgtgtgtgtgtgtgtgtgtgtgagagagagaccaaaaCAAAGATGGTCTGTGATGCCTCAGGAATGAAAGACTCCAGTGTAGCAGTTTACACACACGCTGTCCACTGACCCAGGAATGTATCAGTGAactcacacacacttcctgtctcTGTTAGAATGACTCAGAGctgacccactgactgactgactggtagagAACAGCTGGAGTGACAGACATAAGGAACCGACGAGGCTTTGGGGCATCAGGTAGTTTAATTATGAAACTGAGGGAAAATACTGGGAGAGACGGAGTCCGTgccagccagagggggacgagagagagagagagcgagccagccagagggggacgagagagagagagcgagccagccagagggggacgagagagagagagcgagccagccagagggggacgagagagagagagcgagccagccagagggggacgagagagagagagcgagccagccagagggggacgagagagagagagcgagccagccagagggggacgagagagagagagcgagccagccagagggggacgagagagagagagagagagcgagccagccagagggggacgagagagagagagagagagccagccagagggggacgagagagagagagagagcgagccagccagagggggacgagagagagagagagagcgagccagccagagggggacgagagagagagagagagcgagccagccagagggggacgagagagagagagagagcgagccagccagagggggacgagagagagagagagagcgagccagccagagggggacgagagagagagaga comes from the Salvelinus fontinalis isolate EN_2023a unplaced genomic scaffold, ASM2944872v1 scaffold_0106, whole genome shotgun sequence genome and includes:
- the LOC129843289 gene encoding protein phosphatase 1 regulatory subunit 14B-like — encoded protein: MAAVTSPETSPQPRVYFQTVAAGSTEEPEIPVRKQGRVTVKYDRKELRKRLNLEEWIIDQLTVLYNCEEEAIPELEIDVDELLDMPSDDDRGARVKDLLVDCYKPTEDFVSDLLDKIRGMQKLTTPQKK